A genomic region of Chionomys nivalis chromosome 12, mChiNiv1.1, whole genome shotgun sequence contains the following coding sequences:
- the Chrna2 gene encoding neuronal acetylcholine receptor subunit alpha-2 codes for MSPSHPALQSWIHLSLWGLLLMPAVLAQRGSRTQAEDRLFKHLFGGYNRWARPVPNTSDVVIVRFGLSIAQLIDVDEKNQMMTTNVWLKQEWSDYKLRWDPAEFGNVTSLRVPSEMIWIPDIVLYNNADGEFAVTHMTKAQLFFTGTVHWVPPAIYKSSCSIDVTFFPFDQQNCKMKFGSWTYDKAKIDLEQMEQTVDLKEYWESGEWAIINATGTYNSKKYDCCAEIYPDVTYYFVIRRLPLFYTINLIIPCLLISCLTVLVFYLPSECGEKITLCISVLLSLTVFLLLITEIIPSTSLVIPLIGEYLLFTMIFVTLSIVITVFVLNVHHRSPSTHNMPRWVRGALLGRVPQWLMMNRPLPPMEFHDSPGLKLNPAYHWLETNVDAEGREETEEEEEDENICMCAGFPDASMGILYGHGSLHLRALEPEFKAPSQDSEVVLSPQIQKALEGVHYIADHLRAEDADSSVKEDWKYVAMVTDRIFLWLFIIVCFLGTIGLFLPPFLAGMI; via the exons CTCCTTCTGATGCCAGCAG TGTTGGCCCAGCGAGGCTCACGCACCCAGGCTGAGGACCGCCTGTTCAAACACCTGTTTGGAGGCTACAATCGCTGGGCACGGCCAGTACCCAATACCTCCGATGTGGTCATTGTGCGCTTTGGACTATCCATTGCCCAGCTCATAGATGTG GATGAGAAGAATCAAATGATGACCACCAATGTCTGGCTAAAGCAG GAGTGGAGTGACTACAAGCTGCGTTGGGACCCAGCTGAGTTTGGCAATGTCACCTCCCTCCGGGTCCCTTCAGAGATGATTTGGATCCCAGACATCGTCCTCTACAACAA TGCAGACGGAGAGTTTGCGGTGACCCACATGACCAAGGCCCAACTCTTCTTCACGGGCACCGTGCACTGGGTGCCCCCCGCCATCTACAAGAGCTCCTGCAGCATCGACGTGACCTTCTTCCCCTTCGACCAGCAGAACTGCAAGATGAAGTTTGGCTCCTGGACGTATGATAAGGCCAAGATTGATTTGGAGCAGATGGAGCAGACAGTGGACCTGAAGGAGTACTGGGAGAGCGGCGAGTGGGCCATTATCAACGCCACGGGAACCTATAACAGCAAGAAGTACGACTGCTGCGCCGAGATCTACCCTGACGTCACCTACTACTTCGTGATCCGCCGGCTGCCCCTGTTTTACACCATCAACCTTATCATCCCGTGCCTGCTCATCTCCTGCCTCACCGTGCTGGTCTTCTACCTGCCCTCTGAGTGCGGGGAGAAAATCACCCTGTGCATCTCGGTGCTGCTCTCGCTCACCGTCTTCCTGCTGCTCATCACGGAGATCATCCCGTCCACCTCGCTGGTCATCCCGCTCATCGGCGAATACCTGCTCTTCACCATGATCTTCGTCACCCTCTCCATCGTCATCACAGTCTTCGTGCTCAATGTACACCACCGttcccccagcacccacaacatgCCCCGCTGGGTGAGGGGGGCCCTGCTAGGCCGGGTTCCCCAGTGGCTGATGATGAACCGACCCCTGCCACCTATGGAGTTCCACGACTCTCCCGGTCTGAAGCTCAACCCTGCTTATCACTGGCTAGAGACCAACGTGGATGCcgaaggaagggaggagacagaggaagaggaggaagatgaaaatatttgtatgtgtgcaggctTCCCAGATGCTTCCATGGGTATCCTCTATGGCCATGGCAGCCTGCATCTGAGGGCCCTGGAGCCTGAGTTCAAGGCTCCCTCTCAGGATAGTGAGGTCGTGCTGTCCCCTCAGAtacagaaagcactagaaggTGTACACTACATTGCTGACCACCTGAGGGCTGAGGATGCTGACTCTTCG GTAAAGGAAGATTGGAAGTACGTGGCCATGGTGACAGAC